In Magnolia sinica isolate HGM2019 chromosome 12, MsV1, whole genome shotgun sequence, a single genomic region encodes these proteins:
- the LOC131221332 gene encoding uncharacterized protein LOC131221332, whose product MELQKTSTTMMIVVVGLSLFLLLSRASAWTGEIHGRVVCDVCGDSYIGPEDHALEGAEVAVLCITKSMEVLNYQAFTDAKGIYTVAETMPESNRWDACLARPISSFHDRCTRQGNGSSGIKFNYNLPSGYSHTVRPFLYKPANVPRYCM is encoded by the exons ATGGAGTTGCAGAAGACATCAACAACGATGATGATTGTGGTGGTGggcctctctctatttctcttgtTATCACGTGCATCGGCATGGACAGGTGAAATCCATGGGAGAGTGGTTTGTGATGTATGTGGAGATTCATACATAGGACCTGAAGATCATGCCCTTGAAG GTGCAGAGGTAGCCGTTCTTTGCATAACAAAATCCATGGAGGTCCTCAACTATCAGGCCTTCACGGATGCGAAAGGGATATACACAGTAGCAGAGACAATGCCCGAAAGCAACCGGTGGGATGCGTGCCTTGCAAGGCCCATCAGTAGCTTCCATGATCGCTGCACCCGGCAGGGGAACGGCAGCTCAGGAATCAAGTTCAATTACAACCTTCCATCAGGTTATTCTCACACAGTGAGACCTTTCCTCTATAAGCCTGCCAATGTTCCAAGGTACTGCATGTGA